The Primulina huaijiensis isolate GDHJ02 chromosome 9, ASM1229523v2, whole genome shotgun sequence genomic interval TTGTACAATCGGTTTGTCTTGAATCTGCATATTTTTGTCCTGTATTAATGGAAACTCAACTTTTTTTGACAAATCGCCTGaacaacttttccaaatatctcaggtatttcaataaactcatttctaataaacaattatgaattatgtgtattagatagagaatatgaaatttgataggtaatataaTATGGTCTTTTACCTTCTTTCATCAGcattttttctttgaagtttTGATGCAACTTCGAAGCTCGACTGAAATTTCGATATGCCAGGTTTTAGgaaatttttggataaattgCTCCTACAATTTTTCCTGCACATAGGTTTCCTGAAATAATTCCCAGTACTGACTCTTGAGGGTTACCCATTCGTTTATTGcatataataatatcaatacatagatctattccttctttgaaaatagcttttatcataatcatgTTTGCTCTGATATTAATCCAGGACATGGTTCGTGCTActtctttcttgatttttttgtaatttctcTTTCATTTCTTcagaaaaaattaattatatctccattctatttcccgtAATTACATTAGAATTGTCATTTTCCttctgaaaattttataaattagatgatcactacaagaaaaatgattttccgcagcacgccatcaacagcgtgcattaaaagcacgttgcgaatattacttttaacggcgtgcatatatAAGCACGCCGTGGAAAATGGGTGCGCcatcatttagcgacggtttatttaaccgtcgccgatttaaatttaACGACGGTAGTTtttataccgtcgctattagcgacggtttttcctaaaccgtcgccgatttaaaactagcaacggtttaaaataTCCGTCGCCAAATTTAGCGACTATTAAGCTttaatcgtcgctatatttCGCGACAGTTTTCTTATACCCGTCGTCAATTTTTACATCGTCGACAGAttattataaaaccgtcgctagtaccgacggtttaaatacaaacgtcgctaatagtctataaatatccgcatttCCTTCCCGTTTCTTCACAACTCAGAATTTTTCTCACGATGttaagattttagtttcgattttaggattttaatttcgatttagtgTACTTCTTTGTTTCGATTTTTACTtactttgtaaatattattaaaaatcacgagtattgttattagattgtaagtttttttaaaaattttattaaattataaaagtaaatttttttttatttttacgaaaaGATTTTCGACGGATTGTGAAATCCCGTCACTAGATGTATcgacagttttaaaaccgtcgctaaaattagattttgcactgattattaacggcgtacattgcacgctgcagataatcgtattaacggcgtgcatgtgcactccgcggataataagattaacagcgcgcacatgtacgccgcggataatcttgaactcaacagctttgaactttgcagcgtgcaatgcgcgctgcgaaaagccatttttgttgtagtggatGTTTTATGTTTCTTaagccaagatttcctaagaacttttctataTATCCCACAGAGAAttcttgatatctctgtaggtTAGGATTTTCTCTCAAGATCTTTTGGACCatattatgagatattgttgtctgactAAAAAAATCAGACAATTCTTCATGTGTTTCGTACCAAAACACCTCGTCTACAGTCAAATTCTGATTTTGTTCCATCATATTCTTCCTGACTcaagacttcttcttcttcatatatactttcgtcCGAGGAAATATCCTCAAACTGGTATacttgaataagatcttggtaataaactgcttcttcaatatccggggttggatcgaagcgttttattcctcttttttcattttctggacagtagTTTAAATATGAcatcttgctccacatgtccagcaattacaatctttgaaactttcattagctcgggtgtgagctcttctgaaagttttctttgtaggtggtCTCAAcgtgcttcgagatgtactcgatgcttgagatgatgtcctacttcttgatggtccgcttctttgtccagatttgtaaGATTTGTCCTTTTGTCTAGACTATATAGTTCTTGGTTTCTAGAAACTTCTTtcacttcttccacttctagcataaaGATGAGATTTAAAACTCTTTATCTTCTACCTTTGTAGATTACTTCCAATATTTATTGGAAAATAATTTCCTTTACAACACAAAGCAGTACGTTTGTTAATACatcttaatcgtttgtaattcttctGTAATGCTGTCATATGACACCATTctgtcaattttcttttcagaaaagaggctcttcgtgctaatatatctggatttccagggaCATATTCTCTAATTAGCATTTCTCTCTAGGGACTTGGCATTTTGGCAAAGAAAAGTTACATTGCTATATTTTCTTCGACCCTTGAATTCCatatatatttagtgaataGTTACTTTGGCCTTCCATCTCTGGTGTAATAAGGGTTCAATACCTTACTTCTGAAGTTtttttactagaacttggttgttgttctagagtttgaattcttgtttaaatatcttttaatgttccaaaaatttcttcttggttttcaaggattttctccatattttgtggtacataatacatatattgtcataattttgtactgtcttttgaatttctctaagatctNNNNNNNNNNNNNNNNNNNNNNNNNNNNNNNNNNNNNNNNNNNNNNNNNNNNNNNNNNNNNNNNNNNNNNNNNNNNNNNNNNNNNNNNNNNNNNNNNNNNTATTTTATAATATTACGAATTTAATGTGCATACAGATGGAAAAATTTATTCACGTGGACACATACACCTACACATTCTGTGCGAATCATTCGTGATGTACTTGACAAGATGTGAGATTGTCAGGTGTTTACAtttcattaaatataaatttcgtATATGTCATACATTATTGCTTGGGTATATGATTCGTTTTTTCACTATTTATAGTTCAAATGGCTTGTTTACGACCTCGAAGCTGTGGATGTTTTGTCATTGCCCTTAGAATGTAGACATCCCACTCTCTGGCGAAGCGCGTGCCCATTGATATGTTTTCACATTGTGGAGATGCATCGCCCAAATCGAGTTCTTCGGCAATTTGGAATGTCACAAAACATTCCAATATCAGCACTTGATGGAGATCATTTACATGAATGCTCGAGACGAGGACGCAAAAATTACAATTGGGTCAAACATCATAGACTGATGGTGGATGCGTGGGAAAATCGTCATAATCTGATTGTTGAGAGTGATTTGGTTGAAAATTATAGCATGAGATATGATTATGAGACATGGAATGATTCTATAACTCGACGTTTCATATCTCCTATAGAGCCTCAACAAATCGATTACGGTTATCAGCCCGGAGATGCATATTTTCGACGTATTGTGGTAAGTGCTTGTTAAACAATTTATTTTCAACACTTTGCATTAttctattaaaatttattatgcatgtgtttgataagttttttatttttattttataatagaGAGATGAGAcatcaaatttgaaaaatttgtTTGGAGGACTCTCTGTTGATGATCAACCGCGTGAAATGTCCTTTAGAACACCCGAGCAACAACATCATCATGCTAGGACTTCAAACAGAAGGCGAAGACTGAGAGATGATGATGTAGCCGATGAACCATCATTCTCGACCCCTGACTGGCTACAAAGCATGAGTACACAATCTCCGACGGCTCATTCCTGGCCTCACAGCTCACATGGTACATGTTTTTATTATCTAACTACTTTGTTTAAAATCACATTCATGGTTCTTATtcaacaatttatttattttactttcagGAGATGATCCTTCGCATGGTACGACTACACAGTCGCCCGTAACTCTTGGTTGGGCTTCCACTTCACATGGTACATTATTACATATCAACGCAATTTCTTTATATTATCGAAGTATATGTTTATTTCTATCTCCACGTCATTCCTGGCCTCACAGCTCACATGGTACATGTTTTTATTATCTAACTACTTTGTTTAATTTCACATTCATGGTTCTTATtcaacaatatatttatttcacctTCAGTGGATGATCCTTCGCATGGTACGACTACACAGTTGCCCGTAACTC includes:
- the LOC140983789 gene encoding uncharacterized protein isoform X4 — its product is MHRPNRVLRQFGMSQNIPISALDGDHLHECSRRGRKNYNWVKHHRLMVDAWENRHNLIVESDLVENYSMRYDYETWNDSITRRFISPIEPQQIDYGYQPGDAYFRRIVRDETSNLKNLFGGLSVDDQPREMSFRTPEQQHHHARTSNRRRRLRDDDVADEPSFSTPDWLQSMSTQSPTAHSWPHSSHGDDPSHGTTTQSPVTLGWASTSHVDDPSHGTTTQLPVTLGWSSTSHGEGTSHGDYVFRAPLHSYIQSCELNRFSSIGSKKAAAEVPASS
- the LOC140983789 gene encoding uncharacterized protein isoform X1; translation: MHRPNRVLRQFGMSQNIPISALDGDHLHECSRRGRKNYNWVKHHRLMVDAWENRHNLIVESDLVENYSMRYDYETWNDSITRRFISPIEPQQIDYGYQPGDAYFRRIVRDETSNLKNLFGGLSVDDQPREMSFRTPEQQHHHARTSNRRRRLRDDDVADEPSFSTPDWLQSMSTQSPTAHSWPHSSHGDDPSHGTTTQSPVTLGWASTSHVDDPSHGTTTQLPVTLGWSSTSHGEGTSHGDYVFRAPLHSYSVPSSYANWPNMDSFNVSFGLGTSRTDNEFQTPQQAYERSFTELLFDGHLQQDEETRPNYNISPISYLGYSHPQSPSQVPLNIDMNESANVRVNVNEEEDVEEEVEAPQLVRKSKRIPKPRDCGTGHRLGRKKK
- the LOC140983789 gene encoding uncharacterized protein isoform X2, producing the protein MHRPNRVLRQFGMSQNIPISALDGDHLHECSRRGRKNYNWVKHHRLMVDAWENRHNLIVESDLVENYSMRYDYETWNDSITRRFISPIEPQQIDYGYQPGDAYFRRIVRDETSNLKNLFGGLSVDDQPREMSFRTPEQQHHHARTSNRRRRLRDDDVADEPSFSTPDWLQSMSTQSPTAHSWPHSSHVDDPSHGTTTQLPVTLGWSSTSHGEGTSHGDYVFRAPLHSYSVPSSYANWPNMDSFNVSFGLGTSRTDNEFQTPQQAYERSFTELLFDGHLQQDEETRPNYNISPISYLGYSHPQSPSQVPLNIDMNESANVRVNVNEEEDVEEEVEAPQLVRKSKRIPKPRDCGTGHRLGRKKK
- the LOC140983789 gene encoding uncharacterized protein isoform X3 — its product is MHRPNRVLRQFGMSQNIPISALDGDHLHECSRRGRKNYNWVKHHRLMVDAWENRHNLIVESDLVENYSMRYDYETWNDSITRRFISPIEPQQIDYGYQPGDAYFRRIVRDETSNLKNLFGGLSVDDQPREMSFRTPEQQHHHARTSNRRRRLRDDDVADEPSFSTPDWLQSMSTQSPTAHSWPHSSHGDDPSHGTTTQSPVTLGWASTSHGEGTSHGDYVFRAPLHSYSVPSSYANWPNMDSFNVSFGLGTSRTDNEFQTPQQAYERSFTELLFDGHLQQDEETRPNYNISPISYLGYSHPQSPSQVPLNIDMNESANVRVNVNEEEDVEEEVEAPQLVRKSKRIPKPRDCGTGHRLGRKKK